One window of the Mercenaria mercenaria strain notata unplaced genomic scaffold, MADL_Memer_1 contig_2221, whole genome shotgun sequence genome contains the following:
- the LOC128552267 gene encoding uncharacterized protein K02A2.6-like has product MAQGLPVFPAFSVNEPGIGPRWKKWTNRFENLMIGMNIKDKTRQRALFLHYVGEEVNDIFNTLQGTGDDYETAKTQLTEYFAPKKCTEYEIFKFRQAKQDSSENVDSFHTRLRALSRNCEFPDTDKEIKSQIVQGCTSTRLRRKALRDDLTLDNLIKGARALELSDLQASEIENNSKNDAVNVMKSKHKSASTKHNSYSTRKKATCKYCGYEYPHQSGKCPADGKTCTYCKKKGHFENVCRSKQRNLNSLQSSRPNLTIQINGQSVKALIDTGSSINVIDERTYSKLKNKVTLSKVDTKVYAYGANKVDLLGKFQATIETKHKITTAPVYVAKGKSCNLLSYLTSVDLQVIPEISVITQNKVDELCDKYGSVFKGIGKMKDTEVKLYVDKNVQPVTQPYRRIPFHLRKQVEDELQRLEKLDINEKVEA; this is encoded by the exons atggCACAAGGATTACCAGTTTTTCCCGCATTTAGTGTAAACGAGCCTGGCATAGGCCCAAGGTGGAAAAAATGGACAAACCGCTTTGAAAATCTTATGATTGGAATGAATATCAAAGACAAAACGCGAcaacgtgcattatttcttcactaTGTAGGGGAAGAAGTCAACGACATATTTAATACATTGCAAGGCACCGGGGACGATTATGAAACCGCAAAAACACAACTGACTGAATATTTCGCACCAAAAAAGTGCACTGAGTACGAAATCTTCAAATTTCGACAGGCCAAACAGGACTCGAGCGAAAACGTAGACAGTTTTCACACGCGATTGAGGGCATTAAGCAGGAATTGCGAATTTCCTGACACAGACAAAGAAATTAAATCGCAAATCGTTCAAGGTTGTACCTCCACACGGTTACGTAGGAAGGCTTTACGAGATGATCTGACGTTGGACAATTTAATAAAGGGAGCACGTGCCCTGGAACTATCGGATCTACAAGCGTCCGAAATTGAGAACAATTCAAAGAACGATGCAGTGAATGTCATGAAATCGAAACACAAGTCAGCATCAACAAAACACAACTCTTATTCGACAAGAAAGAAGGCAACATGCAAATATTGTGGATACGAATACCCACATCAATCAGGAAAATGTCCGGCGGACGGAAAGACGTGCACATACTGCAaaaagaaaggtcattttgaaaACGTGTGCAGGTCCAAGCAGAGAAATC TGAATTCGTTGCAGTCATCAAGACCTAATTTGACCATCCAAATAAACGGTCAGTCTGTCAAGGCATTGATAGACACAGGGTCGTCTATAAATGTAATTGATGAAAGGACATACAGCAAGCTAAAAAACAAAGTGACTCTCAGTAAGGTAGACACGAAAGTATATGCTTATGGTGCTAATAAAGTGGACTTATTAGGAAAGTTCCAGGCTACAATTGAAACCAAACACAAGATCACAACAGCTCCAGTATATGTGGCAAAAGGTAAAAGTTGCAACTTGTTATCTTATTTGACATCTGTTGATCTCCAGGTTATTCCTGAAATAAGTGTCATAACACAGAATAAGGTCGATGAACTTTGCGATAAATATGGATCTGTCTTCAAGGGTATTGGAAAAATGAAAGACACTGAAGTAAAGTTGTatgttgacaaaaatgttcaacCTGTCACCCAACCGTACAGACGCATACCTTTTCATCTGAGAAAACAAGTTGAAGATGAGCTCCAAAGGCTTGAAAAGTTAGACATCAATGAGAAAGTAGAGGCATGA